The Waddliaceae bacterium DNA window TATTTTTTTTTGTACTATCACAGACAACATATAATATCACGGAGTATTCCTTCTATGGCCGAAGAAAAACATAAAGCAAAAATAAAGAAAACCGTTGCTGCTGCTTCATCAACTACGAAAGAAAAAAGCCCTCGCAAAAAAAAAGCTAATGCCGAGCCTCCCATCTCCAACGAAGAGCTTAAAACTATGTTCCTCAACATGAAAAAACAGAGCGCGGATCTCAAGAAACAAACCGACGAGCTATATGACACTTTCACCAAAGTAACAGGGAAAACCCCGAAAGAACTTGAGCGCCTTATCTCCGACGAAAATAATTTCTCTGAAAAAGACTGGGGGAAAATTCAAAAACTTAAGATCGAGCAAGAAAAAGAATTTGAGAAGCTATACAAAAAGATAGGCCTCGACTACAAAAAAATCAAAGAGAAAAAAGAACACAAAAAGACCGCAAAACGCCGCTCCCGACTAAGGAAAAAGAATAAAAACTGGATACCAGTAAAATAGACCCTCGATAAAAAAAATATCTACCTCATACCAAAAAATAGCATATACGGATCTTTGCACCATGATAAGCGTCACCATACTGACAAAAAATAACGAGCAAACTATCGCCGAAGTCCTTACGTCAGTACAAGTCTTCGATGATGTCGTCGTGCTCGACACAGGATCTTCCGACGACACCATGACAATAGCGCGAAGCTTTCAGAATGTCACCGTCTACGAAACCCCCTTCTCTGGCTTTGGGGCTTTACACAACAAAGCTTCACAAAAAGCACAAAACGACTGGATTTTGTCCCTCGACAGCGATGAGGTCCTCTCCAAAGAGCTGCATGATGAGATAATGACAACAAACCTCGATGCCACAGCAGTATATTCCTTTCCTATGTACAACTATTTCAATGGAAAGGTAATAAAAGGGTGCGGTTGGTATCCCGATAGACATGTCAGAATATACAACAAAACAACAACGAGCTTCTCCGACGACGACATCCACGAAAAAATCATCGATAACGGCATGGAAAAGGTGCTCCTGAAAAATCACGTCAAACACTATTCCTATAGATCATTATCGGATTTTCTCGATAAACTTCAACGATACAGCGACCTCTTCGCACAGCAAAACAAAGGTAAAAAAAGATCTTCTTTCTGTAAAGCCGCTGGACATGGCTCTTTTGCTTTTGTCAAATGCTATTTTTTAAAACGTGGCGTTTTTTACGGATACGAAGGTTTTATGATATCATTCTACTACGGCCTCCTGGCCTTCTACAAATACCTCAAGCTTAAAGAGATAAATAAGGATTCATAGCGATGTTTTCCATCTTACTATATCATCGCGTCGGAACTAGCAGGATTTCCAATAACTACAACCTTCTTCGTGACCATTTTTCCTACATTGCCGACAACTATGCTATCATTCTTCCTGGCGAGCCAATCCCCCGTAAAACTCCTGCTTTATGTATAAGCTTCGATGACGCCTCTTTCGACTTCTACCAATATATCTTCCCCCTTCTTCAGAAGCTTAACCTCCGCGCGCTGCTTGCTGTTCCTGTGAAATATATCGTCGAAAAATCTTATGTCGACACGGCAACGAGACTATCCATCCCTCACTACGAAGCTATGAACGACGGTATATACGACAGCAAGGCCCCTTATTGCTCATGGGAAGAGATCGAAGAGATGGTCGCTTCGCAGCACGTCGCCATAGCATCACATTCGTATTCTCATGCAAACATAACACTGCCAGGAGTAGACCTTGATAAAGAAGTTATCTTCTCAAAAGAGCTCCTGGAACAGCGTCTAAAATGCCCTGTAACATCTTTCGTATATCCTTTTGGGAAAACGTCTCGCGACATTCACGCTTTCGTTTCAAAACATTACGCTTATGGCATGAAGATCAGCGGTGCAGCAAATAGAAGCTGGGAAAATAACAATGGACTTCTTTATCGCAGATGCTGCGATAGCCTTACACACCATCTACAGCCGTTTTCAAAGGCAAACCGCTTTGGCGCTACAGCAAAATATTTCATTAATACCATGAGATAAAAGACTATCTCGGAGCGTACACCTTTTCCATATCGTCGAGCATCTTATTAAAAGAAAATTGCTCTACAACAAGGTCCTGGGCACTTTTTCCCATCGCATTGCGAAGTTTCTCGTCGCCATAAAGCTTCATAATAGCCTCTGCGACGTTTTCCGGCGAATGTGTCGGAACGATAAAACCCGTTTTCCCGTCGATACATACCTCTCCGAGGCCTCCGACATTCGTCGTTATCATGGGTTTCTTAAGAAATCCTGCCTGCAATGACGCCTGGCTTACGCCCTCGTTGCCCGTGCTCAGCAGGGTGAAAATGTCCATGGCTGCTATTGCCGTCTGTGGCTTCTCGATATATCCCGTGAAGATTACAGTATCCTTAAGACCAAGGTCGTCTCTCATCTTCAAAAAAACCTTTTCACTAACGCCATTACCAACGATTGCCCACTTAATGTCGGGGACTTCCTGTAATATCTTCGCGGCTTTTAGCATATCAAAGACACCCTTCCAACCACGTAAAATACATGCCGTACCGACAAGGATATCGTCTCTGCCAACACCAAGGTCTTCGCGGAATTTCTTCACCTCGGAGATATCGACATCAAGCCTGCGAGGGTCTACACCAGTAGGGACAGAACGACAACGCTCAATAGAAATCTTTGCTTGTTTTCTGATAAGATCTGCAGCGTATTCGCAGGTAGTGACGACGTCGTCAGCAAGAACACGATACAACAAAAAGCTGTTAAGCCCTTTTTTTATCGCCGTAGAAAGATGGCGCGTCCTCACAACCTTACAGCCTACGATTTTTCCCGCTATGCCAGCAAGCCACGCATCTCGTGAAGAATGGGTGCTAACAACATCGATGGCATGACGTTTAATCACCGACATCAAAGTCTTCAAACAGGTATACCACCGCCCCCAGCGCAATGGAAGCTCATAGACAGTGAATCCCGCTCGACGAGCAGGCTCAACAAGACCACCGTTTTCTTGTATGATAAAAATAACGTCGTGACCGCGTTCGCGTAAGCCCTCAGATTCGCGAAGAATGCGAATCTCTTGGCCTCCCCATCCCGGCGACGCTTCAGTATGAAGAATATGCATAATTAAGCCTCCAAATAATTAAACCCATGATTGAGCCCTATATTTCCTTTAGCGCCATAGGGTTAGGCAAGATAGCTCAGTGAACGACAAGCGAATAGTTGTAACTATTCGCGAGGAGTAAAATGAGCCAGATTGCCCAACCATATGGATGCTATAGGAAACAGGACCTTTTTCTTCTAAAAAGCGATAGTAAAAAATATAAGCTTATGAAGATAAATATCTTAAGCCCTTACTATTTCTTGTTGTTTTTATTTACCCTTTTGCTATTATTTGGCTTCACCATATATCTTTTTGCAGCAGCACATCTGCTTTGAATCTATCCTCACGAATGTTTTAACATTCGCTCGTCTTTCATCTTCGCATCTGTACCGCTGCAAAAACCATATGGCAAAGTATAGGTCACAATCAGGGGTTAAAGACCTAAGAATGCATGTTCTCCATTAAAAATTCAATACTGATGTTACGCGCTAATCTTGCTTTAGTGGTGTAGCGAAAGGGACAAGATGCAAGTACTTCCGACGAACCAAGCTCCGAAGAGCTGGGTGAGAAGGAATACGTAGCAGATTGTTCCTTGCAGCACGCCAATAAAGTGAGAGTTGCGCGTAAGGTCAGTTCAACAATCTAAAGTTCGGACTTCTTACGGAACATCCTTATTACACTCTTGACGCCAACAGCAGCAGCGATACCTACTACAAAAGTCCATGTCGTCATAAGAAGACTAAGCAGCGCACCACCAATCAATACTATCTTAAACCATCCGTGTGTCTGGTAATATTCCTTAAGCTTATAAAGTATCGTTGGGATATCGTCAGTGAAATACATCCCCAACAAAAGGCCTATAAGACCAAGGCCCGCTGGAGCATTAAACCACGTCAAGACAACGCCAAAAACAACAAGCACAATGAGTATCGACTCAAACCTGTTCGTTAATGTGTATTTGTATATCTCTGTTACTGTCTCGCTATCTTTAAGCTCGTAAAGCTTTTCTTGTAATTTTTCTTTTACGCTACCTTCATGTTCTTCTGGCGGCTGTTCTGTTTTATTAACATCTTTTGACATTGCTTTTACTCCTTGTTTTCTACATAAAAAATATTTGCCTCATCCTTTCTAATAGTATGAAACCATGTTCTTGAATTCAATATATTTTTTTACCTCTTTTTTTTATCTCCTTTTTTTATATATTAATTGGTGTTTTTATGAGCAAGAGCGTATTATCTCATTGATGTTATGGAGATTGTGTATATAATATGAAAAAAATCTTTCCGCTAGATTGTATTATTAAAATTCTCAAGGGAGCCATTGCCGCTGTTATCATAGCGACAATTTTCGCATTTGCCACCAATTCATCATATGCAACGTCCTATACCGCCGAAGCTTCAACATCATCATTACCCAATACAGCCTTCCCTTTTCCGCAAGAAGCTTACGACGCCATCGGTGATGGCATTCTATCGCTAAACCATACAATCTTCGCGATGAAAATCCCCGACCTAAGCCACGATATCTTGTTCCACGGCCTAAACGCTAGGCCAGACATCCCCAACGACACACCACAAATAATATTATCTCTTAGCGGTTCTTCTGATATTATATGCGCCGCATCAGAATCGAAAATCTTTCTCGTATACGATGACTCCACCTTCCCCGGAAGATACATCGCCGGCGACGACACATCCCCGCTGTCGATAATACCAACATACACCAACGGCGGCGCTGTAATCTCAACATCACTAGTCGATGATGCCGGCAACGACGTCGAAGACACTGCCAGCATCGCCACTTTCGAACTCTTAGAAAGCCCATTAATAACAGAACAGGCGTCGTGGGAGGTCGGAACATACCGCGCCGACGCTGGCATCCTAGCGCGCCAGCGCGCACGATGGTTCGGAAAAGACCGCTTCTTAGAACACCACGGCGGTGAAGAATATAACTACACCACAGGGCGCGAACGCATCGACTTCGGCGATGGCGAAGAAGCATACCCATTATTCGTAAAAAAGGGAGACTATTTCTTCTGGGAAGATGACAA harbors:
- a CDS encoding glycosyltransferase family 4 protein, yielding MHILHTEASPGWGGQEIRILRESEGLRERGHDVIFIIQENGGLVEPARRAGFTVYELPLRWGRWYTCLKTLMSVIKRHAIDVVSTHSSRDAWLAGIAGKIVGCKVVRTRHLSTAIKKGLNSFLLYRVLADDVVTTCEYAADLIRKQAKISIERCRSVPTGVDPRRLDVDISEVKKFREDLGVGRDDILVGTACILRGWKGVFDMLKAAKILQEVPDIKWAIVGNGVSEKVFLKMRDDLGLKDTVIFTGYIEKPQTAIAAMDIFTLLSTGNEGVSQASLQAGFLKKPMITTNVGGLGEVCIDGKTGFIVPTHSPENVAEAIMKLYGDEKLRNAMGKSAQDLVVEQFSFNKMLDDMEKVYAPR
- a CDS encoding glycosyltransferase family 2 protein produces the protein MISVTILTKNNEQTIAEVLTSVQVFDDVVVLDTGSSDDTMTIARSFQNVTVYETPFSGFGALHNKASQKAQNDWILSLDSDEVLSKELHDEIMTTNLDATAVYSFPMYNYFNGKVIKGCGWYPDRHVRIYNKTTTSFSDDDIHEKIIDNGMEKVLLKNHVKHYSYRSLSDFLDKLQRYSDLFAQQNKGKKRSSFCKAAGHGSFAFVKCYFLKRGVFYGYEGFMISFYYGLLAFYKYLKLKEINKDS
- a CDS encoding polysaccharide deacetylase family protein; the protein is MFSILLYHRVGTSRISNNYNLLRDHFSYIADNYAIILPGEPIPRKTPALCISFDDASFDFYQYIFPLLQKLNLRALLAVPVKYIVEKSYVDTATRLSIPHYEAMNDGIYDSKAPYCSWEEIEEMVASQHVAIASHSYSHANITLPGVDLDKEVIFSKELLEQRLKCPVTSFVYPFGKTSRDIHAFVSKHYAYGMKISGAANRSWENNNGLLYRRCCDSLTHHLQPFSKANRFGATAKYFINTMR